From a single Shewanella donghaensis genomic region:
- the queF gene encoding NADPH-dependent 7-cyano-7-deazaguanine reductase QueF (Catalyzes the NADPH-dependent reduction of 7-cyano-7-deazaguanine (preQ0) to 7-aminomethyl-7-deazaguanine (preQ1) in queuosine biosynthesis) yields MTHNHDPYSDAEALKGLTLGQATQYQAEYDASLLQGVPRKLNRDAISLTAELPFQGADIWTGYELSWLNAKGKPMVAIIEVFLAIESDNLIESKSFKLYLNSFNQTHFDSVDLVQQTLVNDLSLCANGDVSVKIIEPKNFNTQRIVELPGTCIDELDIEVSDYQFKPEYLEDSTDEKNVAETLTSNLLKSNCLITSQPDWGSVMIRYQGPKIDREKLLRYLISFRQHNEFHEQCVERIFTDLKRYCQCSKLTVYARYTRRGGLDINPFRSDFEQPPETHRLARQ; encoded by the coding sequence ACTTAAAGGTTTAACTTTAGGACAAGCTACGCAATATCAAGCTGAATATGATGCATCATTGCTGCAAGGGGTTCCTCGTAAGCTAAATAGAGATGCTATTTCATTAACGGCTGAATTACCCTTTCAAGGCGCCGATATTTGGACAGGATATGAATTGTCTTGGCTCAATGCAAAAGGCAAACCTATGGTTGCCATTATTGAAGTTTTCCTTGCCATAGAAAGTGATAACTTAATTGAATCAAAGTCATTTAAGCTTTATTTGAACAGCTTTAACCAAACTCATTTTGATAGTGTTGATTTAGTACAACAAACATTGGTTAACGATCTTAGTCTGTGTGCAAATGGGGATGTATCCGTAAAAATCATTGAACCAAAAAATTTCAACACCCAAAGAATTGTCGAGTTACCGGGTACCTGTATTGATGAGCTTGATATAGAAGTCAGTGATTACCAATTTAAACCAGAATACCTTGAAGACAGTACTGATGAGAAAAATGTAGCAGAAACGCTTACATCGAATTTACTCAAGTCTAATTGCCTTATTACTTCGCAGCCTGATTGGGGCAGTGTCATGATCCGTTATCAGGGACCTAAAATTGACCGTGAGAAGTTACTGCGTTATTTAATATCATTCCGCCAACACAACGAGTTCCATGAACAATGTGTTGAGCGCATATTTACTGATCTAAAACGCTATTGCCAATGTTCTAAATTAACGGTTTATGCTCGTTATACCCGCCGAGGTGGTTTAGATATCAATCCATTTAGAAGTGATTTTGAGCAGCCTCCAGAGACGCATCGACTCGCAAGACAGTAA
- the rlmM gene encoding 23S rRNA (cytidine(2498)-2'-O)-methyltransferase RlmM: protein MKNLFIFCRSGYEKDCAAEIQQRAADLNIGGFVKTNTNDAYVIYQCFDEDGGEQLAKQIELNSLVFARQMFAAGDLLKELPEKDRVSPVVAALSDIKNAGELRVETPDTNEAKELSGFCRKFTVPLRQGLKKSGSLLAKESDRRPILHVCFIAPGTAYVGYSLSNNSSPYFMGIPRLKMASDAPSRSSLKLDEAFGHFLTKEEQEMRCRSGLHSVDLGACPGGWTYQLVRRGMFVAAVDNGPMDQKLMDTGQVKHYRADGFRFEPPRKNIYWLVCDMVEKPSRVAELVEAWAINGWFKEAIFNLKLPMKSRYKEVRQILDTMAEILNENGITDFKLQCKHLYHDRDEVTVHLWVKPNTAWAFNI, encoded by the coding sequence ATGAAAAACCTATTTATATTTTGCCGCTCAGGTTATGAAAAAGATTGCGCAGCAGAAATACAACAGCGAGCAGCTGATTTAAATATTGGTGGATTTGTTAAAACAAATACCAATGATGCTTATGTTATTTATCAATGTTTTGATGAAGACGGTGGTGAGCAACTAGCAAAGCAAATTGAACTTAATTCGTTAGTATTTGCGAGACAAATGTTTGCTGCTGGCGATTTACTTAAGGAATTGCCTGAAAAAGATAGAGTTTCTCCTGTTGTGGCGGCTTTGAGTGACATTAAAAATGCCGGTGAGTTACGTGTTGAAACGCCAGATACCAATGAAGCAAAAGAGCTTTCAGGTTTTTGTCGCAAGTTTACCGTGCCTTTGCGTCAGGGGTTAAAGAAATCGGGTTCGTTACTTGCAAAAGAAAGTGACCGTAGACCGATTCTTCACGTTTGTTTCATAGCACCTGGTACGGCATATGTTGGCTATTCACTATCGAATAATAGTTCTCCATATTTTATGGGCATACCGCGCCTTAAAATGGCCTCTGATGCGCCGAGTCGTTCAAGTTTGAAACTAGATGAAGCCTTTGGTCACTTCTTAACAAAAGAAGAGCAAGAGATGCGTTGTCGTTCAGGTCTTCATTCTGTGGATTTAGGTGCTTGTCCAGGTGGCTGGACTTATCAACTTGTTCGCCGAGGCATGTTTGTCGCAGCTGTTGATAATGGTCCAATGGATCAAAAATTGATGGATACAGGGCAGGTTAAGCATTATCGCGCCGATGGTTTTCGTTTCGAACCACCAAGAAAGAATATTTATTGGTTAGTGTGTGACATGGTAGAGAAACCTTCTCGCGTAGCTGAACTTGTTGAAGCTTGGGCGATTAATGGTTGGTTTAAAGAAGCTATTTTTAACCTTAAGCTGCCAATGAAAAGCCGTTATAAAGAAGTTAGACAGATTTTAGATACCATGGCTGAAATTTTGAACGAGAATGGTATTACCGATTTTAAGCTTCAATGTAAGCATCTTTATCACGATCGTGATGAAGTGACTGTGCATTTGTGGGTTAAGCCTAATACTGCTTGGGCATTCAACATTTAA
- a CDS encoding DUF423 domain-containing protein yields the protein MKKGLLLLAALSGFLAVALGAFGAHGLKSIAPPELVAIFKLGVDYHFYHTFAIIAVAFSGHWISSKLLDWAAYLFFVGIFLFSGSLYLYAFTGAKWIGPITPMGGACMLLGWLLFAIAIAKHPGNKS from the coding sequence ATGAAGAAAGGTTTGTTATTATTAGCGGCATTGAGTGGTTTTCTTGCCGTGGCTTTAGGGGCTTTTGGCGCTCACGGTTTAAAAAGTATTGCTCCGCCTGAATTAGTCGCCATTTTTAAGTTAGGCGTTGATTATCATTTTTATCATACCTTTGCGATTATCGCTGTGGCATTTAGTGGTCACTGGATAAGTTCTAAATTACTTGATTGGGCAGCATATCTATTTTTTGTCGGGATATTCTTATTCTCTGGTTCATTATATTTGTATGCCTTTACTGGCGCCAAATGGATTGGGCCCATTACGCCAATGGGCGGTGCTTGTATGCTACTCGGCTGGCTTTTATTTGCTATTGCTATCGCCAAACATCCGGGCAATAAATCATAA
- a CDS encoding alpha/beta family hydrolase yields the protein MDPVITTMNETLEIESILQGKPSKTLVVLAHGAGANMHHEYMVEVANGLVAIGYQVLRFNFLYMQANMQDGKRRPPDRAPKLLKHFTAVLNELEVSITANELAVDNIVLMGKSMGGRMAATLLTDDELIINDELVSLSAPLKNLIKGCVCLGYPFVPLKGGEPRLDPLNNGTLPIMVVQGERDKFGGIGEIPQWDLNKKIKLSWITDGDHSFKPRKSSGTTLSANLQHCITVCDEFITEITQ from the coding sequence ATGGACCCAGTTATCACAACTATGAATGAAACATTAGAAATTGAATCGATATTACAAGGTAAGCCCAGTAAAACCCTAGTGGTATTAGCCCATGGTGCGGGTGCGAATATGCACCATGAATATATGGTAGAAGTGGCTAATGGCCTAGTGGCTATAGGTTATCAAGTGTTACGCTTTAACTTCTTATATATGCAAGCCAATATGCAAGATGGTAAAAGAAGACCTCCGGATAGAGCGCCTAAATTACTAAAACATTTTACCGCTGTACTCAATGAGCTTGAAGTATCAATTACTGCCAATGAACTTGCAGTAGACAATATCGTATTAATGGGTAAATCAATGGGCGGCAGAATGGCTGCGACATTGTTAACCGATGATGAACTCATTATCAATGATGAGTTAGTGTCGCTTTCAGCTCCGCTCAAAAATTTGATAAAAGGCTGCGTTTGTTTGGGTTACCCTTTTGTTCCTTTAAAAGGGGGGGAGCCAAGACTTGATCCGCTAAATAATGGCACCTTGCCTATTATGGTTGTGCAAGGTGAGCGTGATAAATTTGGTGGTATTGGTGAAATTCCACAATGGGATCTCAATAAAAAAATTAAACTGAGTTGGATTACTGATGGCGATCATAGTTTTAAACCTCGCAAGTCGTCAGGGACAACCTTAAGCGCTAATCTTCAACATTGCATAACAGTATGCGATGAATTCATCACAGAGATAACGCAGTAA
- a CDS encoding transcriptional regulator GcvA, producing MSRRLPPLNAVKAFEAAARHLSFTRAAEELFVTQAAVSHQIKALEDYLGLKLFRRKNRSLLLTEEGQSYFLDIKDIFIQLGESTERLLARSAIGSLTVSMSPSFAIQWLVPRLAKFSEKNPDIDVRIKAVDSEADSLTDDVDVAIYYGQGNWAGLRADKLRNEVLIPVCSPLLLNGPKPLNKPSDLKNHTLLHDSSRHNWQAWFRKCGISEINVNSGPIFSHSSLVLQAAAHGQGVALGYSVLARPDIKAGRLVCPFSEVLVSKDAYYLVCQQNHSELGKVAAFREWMVDMFAEESRSELLSG from the coding sequence ATGTCGCGAAGATTGCCTCCTTTGAATGCCGTAAAAGCATTCGAAGCCGCAGCAAGACACTTGAGTTTTACGCGTGCTGCTGAAGAGTTATTTGTCACACAGGCTGCGGTAAGTCATCAGATTAAAGCACTGGAAGATTATCTAGGGCTTAAACTTTTTCGACGCAAAAATCGCTCGCTTTTATTAACAGAAGAAGGCCAGAGTTACTTCCTCGATATTAAAGATATTTTTATCCAACTGGGTGAGTCTACTGAGCGACTTTTAGCAAGAAGTGCTATTGGTTCACTTACTGTTAGTATGTCCCCAAGCTTTGCAATTCAATGGCTTGTACCTCGGCTAGCTAAGTTTAGCGAGAAAAACCCTGATATTGACGTCCGCATTAAAGCGGTCGATAGTGAAGCTGATTCTTTAACTGATGATGTGGATGTTGCCATTTATTATGGGCAAGGAAATTGGGCAGGATTAAGAGCCGATAAATTACGTAATGAAGTCCTTATTCCTGTGTGTTCACCACTGCTACTTAATGGACCTAAGCCATTAAATAAACCTAGTGATCTGAAAAATCATACCTTGCTTCATGACTCTAGTCGTCACAATTGGCAAGCATGGTTTAGGAAATGCGGGATTAGTGAAATTAATGTTAATTCTGGGCCAATATTTAGCCACTCGTCATTAGTTTTGCAAGCTGCAGCTCATGGTCAAGGTGTCGCATTAGGTTATAGCGTACTTGCAAGGCCAGATATTAAAGCAGGAAGATTAGTCTGTCCTTTTTCTGAAGTGCTCGTCAGTAAAGATGCTTATTATCTTGTATGCCAACAAAATCATTCTGAGCTGGGTAAAGTTGCTGCGTTTAGAGAGTGGATGGTCGATATGTTTGCTGAAGAATCTCGCAGCGAATTACTTTCTGGTTAA
- the thiI gene encoding tRNA uracil 4-sulfurtransferase ThiI, which produces MKFIVKLYPEIMMKSKTVRMRFTKILETNIRNVLKKVDDEVKVQRQWDRIMIHVNSDDQSRINALAERLECIPGIAHVVQVDEYGFDSMDDIYQQVLPVYKEQLAGKTFCVRVKRTGNHDFKSIEVERYVGGGLNQNTDALGVKLKNPDLTVNLEIDHEKLYMVVRRIPGLGGFPMATQEDVLSLISGGFDSGVSSYQFIKKGARTHYCFFNLGGAQHEIGVKQVAYHLWQKYGESHKVRFMTVPFEPVVAEILEKIDNGQMGVILKRMMMRAATKMAEKYNIQALVTGESLGQVSSQTLTNLNVIDRCTDLLILRPLITMDKQDIINESRQIGTEDFAKAIPEYCGVISQKPTVKAVLAKIESEELKFSEDLIDRIVNDAVVIDIKQIAEKVETTVSETETVDAIEVDQIVVDIRAQDEEEQSPLQIDGTEILKIPFFKLATQFADLDKSKTYLLYCDRGVMSKLQALYLTEQGYSNVKVYRP; this is translated from the coding sequence ATGAAGTTTATCGTAAAGTTATACCCAGAAATCATGATGAAAAGTAAAACGGTTCGTATGCGTTTTACCAAAATTCTTGAAACAAACATTCGAAATGTACTTAAAAAAGTCGATGATGAAGTAAAAGTACAACGTCAGTGGGATCGTATAATGATCCACGTTAATAGTGATGATCAATCTCGTATTAACGCGCTTGCTGAGCGTTTAGAATGCATTCCAGGTATTGCTCATGTCGTCCAAGTGGATGAATATGGTTTTGATTCAATGGATGATATTTATCAGCAAGTATTGCCTGTGTATAAAGAGCAACTAGCCGGTAAAACTTTCTGTGTCCGTGTAAAGCGTACTGGTAATCATGATTTCAAATCTATTGAAGTTGAACGTTACGTGGGTGGCGGATTAAACCAGAATACTGATGCATTAGGTGTGAAGTTAAAAAATCCTGATTTAACGGTAAACTTAGAAATAGATCATGAAAAACTGTATATGGTTGTTCGCCGTATTCCTGGTTTAGGTGGTTTCCCTATGGCGACCCAAGAAGATGTGTTATCACTTATTTCAGGTGGTTTTGATTCAGGTGTGTCTAGCTATCAGTTTATTAAGAAAGGAGCTCGTACTCATTACTGTTTCTTCAACTTAGGCGGCGCACAGCATGAAATTGGTGTTAAACAAGTTGCTTATCATTTATGGCAGAAATATGGCGAGTCTCATAAAGTTCGCTTTATGACGGTGCCTTTTGAGCCAGTGGTTGCTGAAATTTTAGAGAAAATTGATAATGGCCAAATGGGCGTTATTCTTAAGCGTATGATGATGCGTGCAGCCACAAAAATGGCTGAAAAGTACAACATTCAAGCTTTGGTGACTGGCGAGAGTCTAGGCCAAGTATCAAGTCAAACATTAACTAACTTGAACGTGATTGATCGCTGTACCGACCTATTGATTTTACGTCCATTGATTACGATGGATAAGCAAGACATCATTAATGAAAGTCGCCAAATTGGTACTGAAGATTTTGCTAAAGCCATTCCTGAATACTGTGGCGTCATTTCTCAAAAACCTACAGTTAAAGCGGTATTAGCTAAAATTGAATCTGAAGAGTTGAAATTCAGCGAAGATTTAATTGACCGTATCGTTAATGATGCTGTTGTTATTGATATCAAACAAATTGCTGAAAAAGTAGAAACTACAGTGAGTGAAACTGAAACTGTTGACGCTATTGAAGTGGATCAGATTGTTGTTGATATCAGAGCGCAAGATGAAGAAGAGCAAAGCCCACTTCAAATTGATGGCACTGAAATCTTAAAAATCCCTTTCTTTAAGTTAGCAACTCAATTTGCTGATTTAGATAAGAGTAAGACTTACCTACTTTACTGTGACCGTGGCGTTATGAGTAAACTACAGGCGCTTTACCTTACTGAGCAGGGTTACAGTAACGTAAAAGTCTATCGTCCTTAA
- a CDS encoding flagellar motor protein MotB, producing MAKKAKCDCPPPGAPLWLATFADLMSLLMCFFVLLLAFSEMDVMKFKQIAGSMKYAFGVQNKVEVKDIPKGTSVIALEFRPGKPDPTPIEIINQQTNEMTEQTIEYQAGDDASAGGVQKQQGEDRGGNASATAQQQAQAQQAQAMSEQENINDQVKKMAEKLNEEIVDGAIEIESLGQQIIIRIREKGSFASGSGFLQPRFKPVVRSVGELLKDVPGVITVSGHTDGMHISNELYSSNWDLSSKRAVAVAHELVKVKGFDEARMRVVGMASNAPLVANDSNQNRSRNRRVEISIEQGKPKESAEIEVTPPE from the coding sequence ATGGCTAAAAAAGCCAAGTGTGATTGTCCACCGCCCGGAGCACCTTTATGGTTAGCGACATTTGCTGATCTAATGTCTTTATTGATGTGCTTTTTTGTATTGCTACTAGCGTTCTCAGAAATGGACGTCATGAAGTTCAAACAGATTGCTGGTTCAATGAAGTATGCCTTTGGTGTGCAAAATAAAGTGGAAGTGAAAGATATTCCTAAAGGCACGTCTGTTATTGCATTGGAGTTTCGTCCAGGTAAGCCGGATCCCACTCCGATTGAAATTATTAATCAACAAACCAACGAAATGACCGAGCAAACCATTGAGTATCAAGCGGGTGATGATGCCAGTGCTGGTGGAGTGCAAAAACAACAAGGTGAAGATCGAGGCGGTAATGCTTCTGCTACTGCTCAACAGCAAGCCCAAGCTCAGCAAGCACAGGCGATGTCTGAACAAGAAAACATTAATGACCAAGTTAAGAAAATGGCTGAAAAACTGAATGAAGAAATTGTCGATGGCGCGATAGAAATTGAATCGTTAGGACAACAAATCATTATTCGGATCCGTGAGAAAGGGTCTTTTGCATCGGGTTCGGGTTTCTTACAGCCAAGATTTAAACCGGTAGTACGATCTGTCGGCGAGTTATTGAAAGATGTGCCAGGCGTGATTACTGTATCGGGTCATACTGATGGTATGCATATCAGCAATGAGCTTTATAGCTCCAACTGGGACTTATCAAGTAAACGTGCTGTAGCTGTTGCTCATGAATTAGTTAAAGTAAAAGGATTTGATGAGGCTAGAATGCGCGTAGTGGGGATGGCTTCAAATGCACCATTGGTGGCAAATGATTCCAATCAAAACCGAAGCCGCAATCGCCGAGTTGAAATATCAATTGAACAAGGCAAGCCAAAAGAGTCTGCAGAAATAGAAGTTACGCCGCCCGAATAG
- the pomA gene encoding flagellar motor protein PomA: protein MDLATLIGLIGAFGFIIGSMVSSGGISIFIDVPSVMIVFIGSLFVVMMKYNLKQFLGAVKIGAKAFMFKIDNPEELIEQSVSMADAARKGGFLALEEAQITNSFMQKAVDMLVDGHDGDVVREALEKDIALTEERHKTGVGIFKALGDVAPAMGMIGTLIGLVAMLSNMDDPKSIGPSMAVALLTTLYGAIIANMIAIPIADKLQLRMSEELLNRNLIMDAVLAIQDGQNPRVIEGFLKNYLAEKQRQIDTTDGE, encoded by the coding sequence GTGGATTTAGCAACCCTGATAGGTTTGATCGGAGCCTTCGGTTTTATTATTGGTTCTATGGTGAGCAGTGGTGGTATTTCAATTTTTATTGATGTGCCTTCTGTGATGATCGTATTTATCGGCTCATTGTTCGTCGTCATGATGAAATATAATTTAAAGCAGTTTTTAGGCGCGGTAAAAATTGGCGCTAAAGCTTTCATGTTCAAAATCGATAATCCTGAAGAGTTAATAGAACAATCAGTCAGTATGGCCGATGCTGCCCGTAAAGGCGGTTTTTTGGCATTAGAAGAAGCGCAAATTACTAATAGTTTCATGCAAAAAGCCGTGGATATGTTAGTGGATGGTCACGATGGCGACGTTGTGCGTGAGGCGCTGGAAAAAGATATTGCTCTAACCGAAGAAAGACATAAAACAGGTGTAGGTATTTTCAAAGCCTTGGGTGATGTTGCACCTGCAATGGGGATGATTGGTACGCTGATTGGTTTGGTTGCCATGCTATCAAATATGGATGATCCCAAATCGATTGGCCCTTCTATGGCTGTTGCATTATTAACAACGCTTTATGGCGCCATTATCGCGAATATGATCGCGATACCTATTGCCGATAAATTACAGTTACGCATGAGTGAAGAGCTATTAAATCGAAATTTGATAATGGATGCTGTTTTAGCAATACAAGACGGCCAAAATCCAAGAGTCATTGAAGGATTTTTGAAGAATTACTTAGCTGAGAAACAACGTCAAATCGATACCACGGACGGAGAGTAA
- the xseB gene encoding exodeoxyribonuclease VII small subunit: MAKKPENLSFEESLEELENIVADLEQGEVTLDNALKQFERGIKLVRQSQSKLEQAQQKVSILLNEDDTDLSPFTVEGE; the protein is encoded by the coding sequence GTGGCAAAAAAACCTGAAAATCTAAGTTTTGAAGAGTCCTTAGAGGAACTTGAAAACATTGTTGCAGATCTTGAGCAAGGTGAAGTCACTTTAGACAATGCCCTTAAACAGTTTGAGCGTGGTATAAAGTTAGTACGCCAAAGCCAATCTAAGCTAGAACAAGCCCAACAAAAAGTCTCAATCTTATTAAATGAAGATGATACTGACTTAAGCCCATTTACCGTTGAAGGCGAATAA
- the ispA gene encoding (2E,6E)-farnesyl diphosphate synthase: MLAQSIEKYQQRVNHVLATKLAELDDTAPALKAAMTHGALLGGKRIRPFMVYSLGEMLGADLEQLDNAAAAIECIHAYSLIHDDLPAMDDDALRRGQPTVHIAFDEATAILAGDALQTLAFELICEPNDKISASQQLAMVTALAKASGYTGMCGGQAIDLSATNKRINIEQLTQLHNKKTGALISCAAELALIASSADNTEQQVIREFAANIGLAFQVQDDILDITSSTEELGKPQGSDEESNKSTFPKLLGLDGSNECAEQLIKDALSALAKLTYNSQLIADFARYIIARRL; encoded by the coding sequence GTGTTAGCCCAATCAATTGAAAAATACCAACAACGCGTGAATCATGTCTTAGCAACTAAACTTGCTGAGCTTGATGATACTGCGCCAGCATTAAAAGCTGCGATGACCCATGGTGCCTTATTAGGTGGTAAACGAATTAGACCGTTTATGGTTTATAGCCTTGGTGAGATGTTAGGTGCCGATCTTGAACAACTTGATAATGCCGCAGCAGCAATTGAATGTATTCATGCTTACTCTTTGATTCATGATGACTTACCCGCCATGGACGATGATGCGCTAAGGCGCGGTCAACCAACAGTTCATATCGCTTTTGATGAAGCGACAGCTATTTTAGCGGGTGATGCATTACAGACGCTAGCATTTGAGCTCATTTGCGAGCCTAATGACAAAATTTCAGCGTCGCAACAACTTGCCATGGTTACCGCTTTAGCAAAAGCATCAGGTTATACTGGTATGTGCGGCGGACAAGCAATTGATCTTAGCGCGACCAACAAGCGTATAAATATCGAACAGCTAACCCAGTTACATAACAAAAAAACCGGCGCATTAATAAGTTGTGCAGCAGAATTAGCGCTCATTGCATCTTCTGCCGATAACACTGAACAACAAGTCATTCGTGAATTTGCAGCTAATATTGGTTTAGCTTTTCAAGTTCAAGATGACATTTTAGACATCACTTCCAGTACCGAAGAGTTAGGGAAACCTCAAGGCAGTGATGAAGAGTCAAATAAAAGTACATTCCCTAAATTATTAGGACTCGATGGTTCAAACGAATGCGCCGAGCAACTAATTAAAGATGCACTATCAGCGCTGGCAAAATTGACCTACAATAGCCAGTTAATCGCAGACTTCGCCCGCTACATTATTGCGCGAAGATTATAA
- the dxs gene encoding 1-deoxy-D-xylulose-5-phosphate synthase — protein MSFDNSQFPVLAQANTPDDLKKLPQGMLPQLSDELRQFLLKSVSNSSGHFASGLGTVELTVALHYVYNTPFDRVVWDVGHQAYPHKILTGRRDRMHTIRQKNGLHPFPWREESEYDTFSVGHSGTSVSAALAMAVAAEKEQKDRKVVAVIGDGAMTGGMVFEALNHAGDLHNDMLVVLNDNEMSISENVGALNNHLAQLMSGRFYTTIRESSKKVLKGMPVIKEMAKRTEEHLKGMVVPGTLFEELGFNYIGPIDGHDVDSLVETLRNMRDLKGPQILHIMTKKGRGYEPAEKDPIGWHAVPKFDHTQFKKPKAKPSSPTFSQVFGKWLCDVADKDEKLLAITPAMREGSGMVEFSQRFPSQYFDAAIAEQHAVTLGAGFACEGFKPVVAIYSTFLQRGYDQLIHDVALQRLPVLFAIDRGGIVGADGPTHQGAFDLSFLRCVPNMVIMAPSDEDECRQMLYTGYCYQDGPTAVRYPRGSATGIAPTEEMTAIPIGKGLMKRQSQKETQRVAIVNFGTTLAAALEAAETLDATVADMRFVKPLDLTLLAELANSHDVIVTVEENAIMGGAGSGVIEALHKMKILKPVLQIGLPDEFIKHGAPDEIIQELRLDAAGVLAQIQEYLV, from the coding sequence ATGAGTTTCGATAATTCTCAATTTCCGGTATTAGCCCAAGCTAATACCCCTGATGATTTAAAAAAACTGCCTCAAGGTATGCTGCCGCAGCTATCTGATGAGTTAAGACAGTTTCTACTTAAATCAGTCAGTAATTCAAGTGGCCACTTTGCTTCAGGCCTCGGTACTGTTGAATTAACAGTAGCGCTTCATTACGTCTATAACACGCCCTTTGATCGTGTGGTATGGGATGTAGGTCATCAAGCTTACCCTCATAAAATACTGACTGGTCGTCGTGACAGAATGCACACCATACGTCAAAAGAATGGGTTACACCCTTTCCCGTGGCGTGAAGAAAGTGAATATGACACTTTTAGCGTGGGTCATTCAGGCACCTCAGTAAGTGCAGCATTGGCTATGGCTGTTGCTGCTGAGAAAGAGCAAAAAGACCGTAAAGTAGTTGCTGTTATTGGTGATGGTGCAATGACTGGCGGAATGGTTTTTGAAGCCTTGAACCACGCTGGTGATTTGCACAACGATATGCTCGTGGTGTTAAACGACAATGAAATGTCTATTTCAGAAAATGTCGGTGCATTAAACAATCACCTCGCACAACTGATGTCAGGTCGTTTCTACACAACGATTCGAGAGAGCAGCAAGAAAGTCCTTAAAGGTATGCCTGTCATTAAAGAAATGGCTAAGCGAACCGAAGAACACCTCAAAGGTATGGTCGTTCCAGGTACTTTATTTGAAGAATTAGGTTTCAATTACATCGGCCCTATTGACGGTCATGATGTTGATTCTTTAGTTGAAACACTGCGAAATATGCGCGATTTAAAAGGTCCGCAAATTCTTCATATAATGACCAAGAAAGGTCGTGGCTATGAACCAGCAGAAAAAGATCCTATTGGATGGCATGCGGTACCTAAATTTGACCACACTCAATTTAAAAAACCAAAAGCTAAGCCAAGTTCACCAACATTCTCTCAAGTGTTTGGCAAATGGTTATGTGATGTTGCAGATAAAGATGAAAAATTATTAGCCATCACTCCTGCCATGCGTGAAGGTTCAGGGATGGTTGAATTTTCACAGCGTTTTCCTAGCCAATACTTTGATGCCGCAATTGCAGAGCAACATGCTGTCACATTAGGTGCTGGTTTTGCTTGTGAGGGCTTTAAGCCTGTTGTCGCTATTTACTCAACATTCTTACAACGCGGTTATGATCAACTCATACACGATGTAGCCTTACAACGACTACCAGTGTTATTTGCTATCGATCGCGGCGGTATTGTTGGTGCAGATGGTCCAACTCACCAAGGTGCCTTTGATTTAAGCTTCCTTCGTTGTGTGCCTAACATGGTTATTATGGCGCCTTCAGATGAAGATGAATGTCGTCAAATGCTGTATACCGGGTATTGCTACCAAGATGGCCCTACTGCAGTGCGTTATCCTCGTGGTAGCGCTACAGGCATCGCTCCGACAGAAGAAATGACGGCGATACCCATTGGCAAAGGCTTAATGAAACGACAAAGCCAAAAAGAAACTCAGCGTGTCGCTATCGTTAACTTTGGTACGACGCTAGCCGCAGCACTTGAAGCCGCTGAGACACTTGATGCTACCGTTGCAGACATGCGTTTTGTAAAGCCATTAGATTTAACCTTATTGGCTGAATTAGCCAATAGTCATGATGTGATAGTCACAGTTGAAGAAAATGCCATTATGGGCGGTGCGGGTAGCGGTGTGATTGAGGCATTACATAAGATGAAAATCTTAAAGCCTGTGTTACAAATCGGTTTACCTGATGAATTTATCAAACACGGCGCACCGGATGAAATCATCCAAGAGCTTAGACTTGATGCTGCAGGCGTTTTAGCGCAAATCCAAGAGTACTTGGTATAA